From the genome of Halorussus caseinilyticus, one region includes:
- a CDS encoding efflux RND transporter permease subunit, with product MGFADRYADVLTTYSKVVLALLLVSTAVVGYGAGSVDSGLTIASFGSDSTEAQKLDYVEANFSDDDENTSVMQIVVRGDDVLSKESLVETLRLQQRLRENRTVNATLSEGQPTVGLSNLVATAAMRESQSPNGTQPSNATAGGPPQRPPSLDAQIAQLESMSQSEIDRVVLRVLDPEESSAGPVDPFTLLATDYEPGSTTASARVVLVFQQSDTAGDSLPDDVVAAQLATSDIADRTVESTDAFVFGAGIVNERSGQATGESFAVITPFALLLIVGVLFVAYRDLFDVALGLLGTLLVLVWMGGFMGWAGIGVTQIIIAVPFLLVGLSIDYALHVVMRYREARADDPDRSPREAMRAGLAGVTVALAATTFTTAVGFTSNLVSSIASIRQFGLVSAFGIVSAFVVFAGLLPALKLELDGLLERLGFDRRKRAFGTGTSAVNRLLGVGATAARRVPVAIVLVALVVSAGGGYAATDIDTSINQVDFLPRDSPDWMDSLPGPLRPGDYELRENVVFLNDKFVQSRDRSEVQILVEGPVTSPDTLDRLAAARESVGESSTPITLASGRPSVDGPLSVIRRVSARNETVAQVVAERDADGDGIPDRDLRAVYDAVYAAAPDEAAGVVYREGGEYRAVRLSVAIRGGSDTGTVTSEMRAVAASIEDGSDLTATATGQPVINELVQRELLTTLVETFLVTLGVIVSFLTVIFYRRYGTLSLGAVTMVPVVFALSWILGAMYLLGIPFNTETAIIASIAIGIGVDYAIHISERFVEELSDGGDPVAALETTLAGTGGALLASATTTAGGFGVLLFALVPSLQRFGLVTGSAIVFAFASSVVVLPSLLVLWWRYLGTDAAVDDSTAGTTGD from the coding sequence CCTCGGTGATGCAAATCGTCGTCCGCGGCGACGACGTACTCTCGAAGGAGTCGCTTGTCGAGACGCTCCGACTCCAGCAACGGCTCCGTGAGAACCGGACCGTGAACGCGACTCTCAGCGAGGGCCAACCCACCGTCGGTCTCTCGAACCTCGTGGCGACTGCCGCGATGCGCGAGTCCCAGTCGCCGAACGGCACCCAACCTTCGAACGCCACCGCGGGCGGACCGCCACAGCGCCCGCCGTCGCTGGACGCCCAAATCGCTCAACTGGAGTCGATGTCCCAGTCGGAAATCGACCGGGTGGTTCTGCGAGTGCTGGACCCCGAGGAGTCTTCGGCCGGGCCGGTTGACCCCTTCACCCTGCTGGCGACCGACTACGAACCAGGGAGTACGACCGCCTCGGCCCGCGTGGTCCTCGTCTTCCAGCAGTCCGACACCGCGGGTGATTCGCTCCCCGACGACGTGGTGGCGGCCCAACTCGCCACCAGCGACATCGCCGACCGGACCGTCGAATCGACCGACGCGTTCGTCTTCGGCGCGGGCATCGTCAACGAGCGGTCCGGACAGGCAACCGGCGAGAGTTTCGCGGTCATCACGCCGTTCGCGCTCCTGCTAATCGTCGGCGTCCTGTTCGTCGCCTACCGGGACCTCTTCGACGTTGCGCTCGGACTGCTGGGCACGCTCTTGGTCCTCGTCTGGATGGGCGGGTTCATGGGGTGGGCCGGTATCGGCGTGACCCAAATCATCATCGCCGTGCCGTTCCTGTTGGTGGGTCTCTCCATCGACTACGCCCTCCACGTCGTCATGCGCTACCGCGAGGCCAGAGCCGACGACCCCGACAGGTCGCCGCGCGAGGCGATGCGCGCGGGTCTCGCGGGCGTGACCGTCGCGCTCGCGGCGACCACGTTCACCACCGCGGTCGGGTTCACCTCGAACCTCGTCAGTTCCATCGCGTCCATCCGGCAGTTCGGTCTCGTCTCGGCGTTCGGCATCGTCTCGGCGTTCGTCGTGTTCGCGGGTCTCCTGCCCGCGCTCAAACTCGAACTCGACGGCCTGCTCGAACGCCTCGGGTTCGACCGCCGGAAGCGAGCGTTCGGGACCGGCACGAGCGCGGTCAACCGACTGCTCGGGGTCGGCGCGACCGCGGCGCGTCGGGTTCCGGTCGCCATCGTCCTCGTCGCGTTGGTCGTGAGCGCGGGCGGTGGATACGCCGCCACCGACATCGACACCTCCATCAATCAGGTGGACTTCCTGCCGCGGGACTCGCCCGACTGGATGGACTCGCTCCCCGGACCGCTCCGACCCGGCGACTACGAACTCCGGGAGAACGTCGTCTTCCTCAACGACAAGTTCGTCCAGTCGCGGGACCGCTCGGAGGTCCAGATACTCGTCGAAGGCCCGGTCACGTCGCCCGATACGTTGGACCGACTCGCGGCGGCTCGCGAGTCGGTCGGCGAGAGTTCGACCCCCATCACGCTCGCCAGCGGTCGGCCCTCGGTCGACGGCCCGCTGTCGGTGATTCGGCGGGTCTCGGCCCGAAACGAGACGGTCGCGCAGGTCGTCGCCGAACGAGACGCCGACGGCGACGGGATTCCGGACCGCGACCTCCGGGCGGTCTACGACGCGGTGTACGCCGCGGCACCCGACGAGGCGGCGGGCGTCGTCTACCGCGAGGGCGGCGAGTACCGCGCGGTCCGCCTCTCTGTCGCCATCCGCGGCGGGTCCGACACCGGCACCGTCACTAGCGAGATGCGCGCAGTCGCGGCGTCCATCGAGGACGGGAGCGACCTGACGGCGACGGCGACGGGCCAACCCGTCATCAACGAACTCGTCCAGCGGGAACTGCTCACGACGCTGGTCGAGACGTTCCTCGTCACGCTCGGGGTCATCGTCTCGTTCCTGACGGTCATCTTCTACCGGCGCTACGGCACCCTCTCGCTCGGCGCGGTGACGATGGTGCCGGTCGTGTTCGCGCTGAGTTGGATTCTCGGCGCGATGTACCTGCTCGGGATTCCGTTCAACACCGAGACGGCTATCATCGCCAGCATCGCCATCGGCATCGGCGTGGACTACGCCATCCACATCAGCGAGCGCTTCGTGGAAGAACTGTCGGACGGCGGCGACCCGGTGGCGGCGCTGGAGACGACGCTGGCGGGAACCGGCGGCGCGTTGCTGGCGAGTGCGACCACGACGGCGGGCGGGTTCGGCGTCCTACTGTTCGCGTTGGTCCCGTCGCTCCAGCGGTTCGGACTCGTCACGGGGAGTGCCATCGTCTTCGCGTTCGCGTCGAGCGTGGTGGTCCTGCCGAGTCTGCTCGTCCTCTGGTGGCGGTACCTCGGTACCGACGCGGCGGTAGACGACTCGACGGCCGGAACGACCGGCGACTGA